One part of the Microlunatus elymi genome encodes these proteins:
- a CDS encoding Lrp/AsnC family transcriptional regulator yields MADGRQSYAALGQQVELSTAATKRRVDRMRKEGVIRGFGADVNPAALGWSIEAFVEIYCNGQVPPKQMKEFAHAIPEVHDAYTITGEADGLLVVRCTDAAHLERVLGRIRDQHDVLRTRTAIVLSHL; encoded by the coding sequence ATGGCCGACGGACGGCAGAGCTATGCCGCCTTGGGGCAGCAGGTCGAACTGTCCACGGCCGCCACCAAGCGCCGGGTCGATCGGATGCGCAAGGAAGGCGTGATCCGCGGCTTCGGCGCCGATGTCAATCCGGCAGCGCTGGGGTGGAGCATCGAGGCGTTCGTGGAGATCTACTGCAACGGGCAGGTGCCGCCGAAACAGATGAAGGAGTTCGCGCACGCCATTCCCGAGGTGCACGACGCGTACACCATCACCGGCGAGGCCGACGGTCTGCTGGTGGTGCGCTGCACCGATGCGGCGCATCTGGAGCGGGTGCTCGGCCGGATCCGCGACCAGCACGACGTGCTGCGGACTCGTACTGCGATCGTGCTCTCCCACCTCTGA
- a CDS encoding ABC transporter ATP-binding protein, whose amino-acid sequence MKMLEEPVGAGATTPGAEQPGSALELAGLHKAYGPVRAVDGVDLEVRRREIVAMLGPNGAGKSTINEMITGLVQPDSGRLSVLGRQPRVAVAEGRVGAMLQAGALLHDATTRDVLRLMHGLHRHPLPLDEVIERAELGDFLKTKSDKLSGGQAQRLRYALAIMPDPELLILDEPTVGMDVEVRRQFWASMRDFAADGRTVLFATHYLEEADEMADRIVVLNTGRVVADGTGAEIKSRVTGRVITVSPADVPAAELAALPAATGTERVGSRIKIKTADSDLTLRAMVQRYPQVCDIEVGSARLEDAFLALTGNQDQPEQDHLPIDDQRVDRTANQFSRSLR is encoded by the coding sequence ATGAAGATGCTTGAGGAGCCGGTCGGGGCCGGTGCCACCACCCCCGGTGCCGAGCAGCCCGGGTCCGCGCTGGAGCTCGCGGGGTTACACAAGGCGTACGGTCCGGTGCGGGCGGTCGACGGTGTTGACCTCGAGGTCCGCCGGCGGGAGATCGTGGCCATGCTCGGACCCAACGGAGCCGGCAAGTCCACCATCAACGAGATGATCACAGGGCTGGTCCAGCCGGACAGCGGCCGGCTCAGCGTTCTCGGTCGCCAGCCGCGGGTCGCCGTCGCCGAGGGCCGGGTCGGGGCGATGTTGCAGGCCGGTGCGCTGCTGCACGACGCCACCACCCGGGACGTGCTGCGGCTGATGCACGGACTGCACCGGCACCCGCTGCCGCTGGACGAGGTGATCGAACGCGCCGAACTCGGCGACTTCCTGAAGACCAAGTCGGACAAGCTGTCCGGCGGCCAGGCGCAACGGCTGCGGTACGCGTTGGCGATCATGCCCGACCCGGAGTTGTTGATCTTGGACGAGCCGACGGTCGGGATGGATGTCGAGGTACGCCGCCAGTTCTGGGCCTCGATGCGTGACTTCGCCGCCGACGGCCGGACCGTGTTGTTCGCCACCCACTATCTGGAGGAGGCCGACGAAATGGCCGACCGGATCGTGGTGCTGAACACCGGCCGGGTCGTGGCCGACGGCACCGGGGCCGAGATCAAGTCCCGGGTGACCGGCCGGGTGATCACGGTGTCGCCGGCCGATGTGCCGGCGGCCGAGTTGGCCGCCCTGCCGGCCGCGACCGGCACCGAACGGGTCGGCAGTCGGATCAAGATCAAGACCGCCGACTCGGATCTGACCCTGCGGGCCATGGTTCAGCGCTATCCGCAGGTCTGTGACATCGAGGTCGGTTCGGCCCGGCTGGAGGACGCCTTCCTGGCGCTGACCGGGAACCAGGATCAACCCGAACAAGATCACCTACCGATCGATGATCAACGAGTCGACCGGACCGCGAACCAATTCTCCAGGAGCCTGCGATGA
- a CDS encoding FecCD family ABC transporter permease — translation MMASTPAERPISAEIDAVRVPRGRLRRPVLALIVMAVAAVAAIGLGAAVGSVTIGWHDLLLYATTGHAADPASTVLLEQIRMPRVITAAAVGAGLGIAGLLMQTLFANPLADPYILGVSSGASLGVALITLGTGTVTGGFVSLVGGQRIAVAAAAATGSALVLMLILVINRWVRSVTTLLIAGVMFSATVGAFTSLLLAFADPTRMQRYVMWGLGSFSGVTRGDLLVLLPVILIAIIIAALLARSLNAMLLGERYARSMGVRVGSVRVLAMIATALIAGAVTAYCGPIAFLGIAVPHLARLTIGSSDHRLLMPASILVGVIASSVCSVVAQLPGDDAVLPINVTAALIGAPVVIVVLLRSRRLSAGAV, via the coding sequence ATGATGGCCAGCACCCCCGCCGAACGACCGATCTCCGCCGAGATCGATGCCGTCCGGGTGCCGCGCGGCCGGCTGCGGCGGCCGGTGCTGGCGCTGATCGTGATGGCGGTGGCAGCGGTGGCCGCGATCGGTCTGGGTGCCGCGGTCGGGTCGGTCACCATCGGCTGGCACGACCTGTTGCTGTACGCAACCACCGGGCACGCGGCCGATCCGGCCAGCACCGTGTTGCTCGAGCAGATCCGGATGCCGCGGGTGATCACCGCGGCCGCGGTCGGCGCCGGGCTGGGCATCGCCGGGCTGCTGATGCAGACGCTGTTCGCCAATCCGCTGGCCGACCCGTACATCCTGGGGGTGTCCTCGGGCGCCTCACTGGGCGTCGCACTGATCACCCTCGGCACCGGCACCGTGACCGGCGGCTTCGTCAGCCTGGTCGGCGGACAGCGGATCGCGGTGGCCGCGGCTGCGGCGACCGGGTCGGCGTTGGTGCTGATGTTGATCTTGGTGATCAACCGTTGGGTCCGTTCGGTGACCACGCTGCTGATCGCCGGGGTGATGTTCTCCGCAACCGTCGGCGCGTTCACCTCGCTGCTGTTGGCTTTCGCCGATCCGACCCGGATGCAGCGGTACGTGATGTGGGGGCTCGGCTCCTTCAGCGGCGTCACCCGCGGCGACCTGCTCGTGCTGCTGCCGGTGATCCTGATCGCGATCATCATCGCCGCGCTGCTGGCCCGGTCGCTGAACGCGATGCTGCTCGGTGAGCGGTACGCCCGCTCGATGGGCGTGCGGGTCGGATCCGTTCGGGTGCTGGCGATGATCGCGACCGCCCTGATCGCGGGCGCGGTGACCGCCTACTGCGGGCCGATCGCCTTCCTCGGCATCGCGGTCCCGCACCTGGCCCGGTTGACCATCGGCAGTTCCGACCACCGACTGCTGATGCCGGCCTCGATCCTGGTCGGCGTGATCGCCTCCAGCGTGTGTTCGGTGGTGGCTCAGCTGCCCGGTGACGACGCGGTGCTGCCGATCAACGTCACGGCCGCCCTGATCGGCGCTCCGGTGGTGATCGTGGTGCTGCTGCGATCTCGGCGTCTGTCGGCAGGAGCGGTCTGA
- a CDS encoding LLM class flavin-dependent oxidoreductase — MKYGIVTSAGTVRDYVTMAREAEAGGWDGVFVWDDICVGPIPTYDPWVALGAMAVSTERITLGSMVFSLARRRPWKVARETLTLDILSAGRLVLPVGFGGEWDGGYSRVNTDEPGRRERREKLDECLAILDLAWTGESFDYDGKHYQAKELVFRPRPVQRPRIPVWTVGAWPHDRSLARSARWDGVITADRSPGAGEYDVVQPAAVAKIRDWMLDRRGSLDGFDVIAEGTTDGSDPDAAAAHVAPYREAGATWWIESHWDDEITADFLLNRIRQGPPR; from the coding sequence ATGAAGTACGGGATCGTGACCTCGGCCGGGACGGTTCGCGACTACGTGACGATGGCCCGTGAAGCCGAGGCCGGCGGCTGGGACGGTGTGTTCGTCTGGGACGACATCTGTGTCGGCCCGATCCCGACCTACGACCCCTGGGTGGCATTGGGGGCGATGGCGGTGAGCACCGAACGCATCACGCTCGGTTCGATGGTGTTCTCGCTGGCCCGCCGTCGCCCGTGGAAGGTCGCCCGCGAGACGCTCACGCTGGACATCCTCTCCGCCGGCCGGCTGGTGCTGCCGGTCGGTTTCGGTGGCGAGTGGGACGGCGGCTACTCCCGGGTGAACACCGATGAACCGGGGCGTCGGGAGCGTCGGGAGAAGCTCGACGAATGCCTGGCCATCCTCGACCTCGCGTGGACCGGCGAATCCTTCGACTACGACGGAAAGCACTACCAGGCAAAGGAGTTGGTCTTCCGTCCGCGGCCGGTGCAACGGCCGCGGATCCCGGTCTGGACCGTCGGCGCCTGGCCGCACGACCGCTCGCTGGCCCGATCCGCACGTTGGGACGGTGTGATCACCGCCGACCGCTCGCCCGGTGCCGGGGAGTACGACGTCGTCCAGCCAGCCGCGGTCGCCAAGATCCGGGACTGGATGCTCGACCGGCGCGGTTCACTCGACGGCTTCGACGTCATCGCCGAGGGGACCACGGACGGCAGCGACCCCGACGCGGCGGCCGCGCACGTCGCGCCGTACCGGGAAGCCGGCGCCACCTGGTGGATCGAATCGCACTGGGACGACGAGATCACCGCCGACTTCCTGCTGAACCGAATCCGGCAGGGGCCACCGCGGTGA
- a CDS encoding IS3 family transposase, whose amino-acid sequence MSVARFIADQRTFYRVPIAVCCAILGLSVGWFYKWIKSPVTDRQQRRRELDAAVLAMFEASGRTYGSPRIHRDLVDAGWRVGHNTVADSMTRQGLQGRKRKHRKGLTKQDRKAAKFPDLVQRDFSARAPNCKWCGDITEIPTDEGKLYMATVIDLFSRKLLACPISDHPDAPLVCDAIKIAAAVRGGRDHIEGVIFHSDRGSTYTAKDFSLLCKKKLGIRQSMGRVGSCFDNAAAESFFSTLEHEVLSRHHFETKAQARAVVLAWCHQFYNVQRRHSGAALLPPDQYEMITADQPAAA is encoded by the coding sequence GTGAGCGTGGCACGCTTCATCGCCGACCAGAGGACCTTCTACCGCGTCCCGATCGCGGTCTGCTGCGCCATCCTCGGCCTGAGTGTGGGCTGGTTCTACAAGTGGATCAAGTCCCCGGTCACCGACCGACAGCAGCGGCGCCGCGAGCTGGATGCTGCGGTGCTGGCCATGTTTGAGGCGTCCGGTCGTACCTACGGCTCACCGCGGATCCACCGGGATCTGGTCGATGCCGGCTGGAGGGTGGGCCACAACACGGTCGCCGACTCGATGACCCGCCAAGGCCTGCAGGGCAGAAAACGCAAACACCGTAAGGGATTGACCAAACAGGACCGCAAGGCGGCCAAGTTCCCGGACCTGGTGCAGCGGGACTTCTCCGCCCGGGCGCCGAACTGCAAATGGTGTGGCGATATCACTGAGATTCCGACCGATGAGGGCAAGCTCTACATGGCCACGGTGATCGACTTGTTCTCGCGCAAGCTGCTGGCCTGCCCGATCAGCGATCACCCCGACGCGCCATTGGTCTGTGATGCGATCAAGATCGCCGCGGCGGTCCGCGGTGGCCGGGACCACATCGAGGGTGTGATCTTCCACTCCGACCGTGGATCAACGTATACAGCGAAGGACTTTTCCCTGCTGTGTAAGAAGAAACTCGGGATCCGACAGTCGATGGGACGGGTCGGATCCTGTTTCGACAACGCGGCAGCGGAGTCGTTCTTCTCCACCCTCGAACACGAAGTCCTGTCCCGCCACCACTTCGAAACCAAAGCCCAAGCCAGGGCTGTCGTCCTGGCCTGGTGCCACCAGTTCTACAACGTCCAACGACGGCACAGCGGCGCGGCCTTGCTGCCACCCGACCAATACGAGATGATCACCGCTGACCAACCGGCAGCGGCCTAA
- a CDS encoding ABC transporter substrate-binding protein, whose amino-acid sequence MINKLFSGRRQRAVTAAAAAAALTLSLAACGTDAGSPAPGVAPSSTAPGCITDFNPNTDYFPVKQKLEYAENFSLSYHKSYQVLTVKQPEVGGKPESYVLVKCGAPKPQLSGDLAQAQQVTVPVHSLFSASTTHLPSLEALGQLDVVTGVASNALISSKAAQERVQSPDVTEFAPAGTANAEKIVAAKPDVLITAGQTDPAYATVRQAGIPVLADAEYLETSPLGEAEWIKYFAALTGTEDKAATTFDKIAANYKSAVQKAADAKPTSVVLNQPYQGSWTMPTGGTPMGKLITDAGGSWPWQDDTSTVSKNVDLETVFAKSGDAKPWITSTNWKTKKEATGTEPRLADFAAFKSGDVWAPSKQVNAAGGNNLYELGVLRPDLVVADLIAILHPDLEPDHRFTFYQKLK is encoded by the coding sequence ATGATCAACAAGTTGTTCTCCGGCCGGCGGCAGCGGGCCGTCACGGCGGCCGCCGCGGCCGCGGCACTGACCCTGTCGCTGGCCGCCTGCGGCACCGACGCGGGCAGCCCGGCGCCGGGAGTCGCACCGTCGTCGACCGCGCCCGGCTGCATCACCGACTTCAACCCGAACACCGACTACTTCCCGGTCAAGCAGAAGCTCGAGTACGCCGAGAACTTCAGCCTCAGCTACCACAAGTCGTACCAGGTGCTGACCGTCAAGCAGCCCGAGGTGGGCGGCAAGCCGGAGAGCTACGTCCTGGTCAAGTGCGGCGCGCCGAAACCCCAGTTGAGCGGCGATCTCGCCCAGGCACAACAGGTGACGGTGCCGGTGCACAGCCTGTTCTCCGCCTCAACGACCCATCTGCCGAGTCTGGAAGCACTCGGCCAGCTGGATGTGGTGACCGGTGTCGCGTCGAATGCGCTGATCAGCTCCAAGGCGGCGCAGGAGCGGGTGCAGAGCCCCGACGTCACCGAGTTCGCGCCGGCCGGCACCGCCAACGCGGAGAAGATCGTGGCCGCCAAGCCGGACGTGCTGATCACCGCCGGGCAGACCGATCCGGCGTACGCGACCGTCCGGCAGGCCGGGATCCCGGTGCTGGCCGACGCCGAATACCTGGAGACCTCGCCGTTGGGCGAGGCCGAGTGGATCAAGTACTTCGCCGCGCTGACCGGCACCGAGGACAAGGCGGCGACGACCTTCGACAAGATCGCCGCCAACTACAAGTCCGCCGTGCAGAAGGCAGCCGATGCCAAGCCGACCTCGGTGGTGCTGAACCAGCCCTACCAGGGCAGCTGGACGATGCCGACCGGCGGCACGCCGATGGGCAAGTTGATCACCGACGCCGGCGGCAGCTGGCCCTGGCAGGACGACACGTCGACGGTCAGCAAGAACGTTGACCTGGAGACGGTCTTCGCCAAGTCCGGCGACGCCAAGCCGTGGATCACCTCGACGAACTGGAAGACCAAGAAGGAGGCCACCGGCACCGAGCCGCGGCTGGCCGACTTCGCCGCCTTCAAGTCCGGTGACGTGTGGGCGCCGAGCAAGCAGGTGAACGCGGCCGGTGGCAACAACCTGTACGAGTTGGGGGTGCTGCGGCCGGATCTGGTGGTCGCCGATCTGATCGCGATCCTGCATCCTGATCTTGAACCGGACCACCGGTTCACCTTCTATCAGAAGCTCAAGTGA
- a CDS encoding transposase, protein MPEKRRKFDAEFREGAVRLVHESNKSIAQVARDLGVNEGTLGNWVARDREQREGVNSLSKDDLDELKRLRSENAELRMERDVLKRSVVLWVKEAMR, encoded by the coding sequence ATGCCAGAGAAGCGACGGAAGTTCGACGCGGAGTTCCGCGAGGGCGCTGTGCGGCTGGTGCACGAGTCCAACAAGTCGATCGCGCAGGTCGCCCGTGACCTGGGGGTCAACGAGGGCACCCTGGGCAACTGGGTGGCCCGGGACCGTGAACAGCGTGAAGGCGTCAATAGCCTGTCCAAAGATGATCTTGACGAGTTGAAGCGGCTGCGCTCTGAGAACGCCGAGCTGCGGATGGAGCGTGATGTTCTCAAGCGTTCCGTGGTCCTGTGGGTGAAGGAGGCGATGAGGTGA
- a CDS encoding ABC transporter ATP-binding protein, which yields MINFTAGAGLRLDDLRVGYRHTRRWPASEPDRVIVDGITAEAPAGRVTAVLGPNGAGKSTLLRTVAGLQPALGGAIMLRGAAGVDHDLLRLSPRDRARRTAVVLTERVDVGLLTGREVVELGRHPYLGLVSRLTDRDHRLIAEVLADLQATDLAEQRFAELSDGQRQRLLLARALVTEPELLILDEPSAFLDVGARVDLMALLDRLARQRSITVLVSTHEVELALRMAHQLWLIDDHRLITGTPSTLIDNGRIGTVFGTPHAVFDPATRTFGVRT from the coding sequence ATGATCAACTTCACGGCGGGCGCGGGCCTCCGGCTTGATGACCTTCGGGTCGGCTATCGGCACACTCGGCGTTGGCCGGCCAGCGAGCCGGACCGCGTGATCGTCGACGGAATCACCGCCGAGGCGCCGGCCGGTCGGGTGACCGCGGTGCTCGGCCCCAACGGCGCCGGAAAGTCAACCCTGCTTCGTACGGTGGCCGGTCTGCAACCCGCGCTCGGCGGCGCGATCATGCTCCGTGGCGCTGCCGGAGTTGATCATGATCTGCTCCGGCTGTCGCCCAGGGATCGGGCCCGCCGGACCGCGGTGGTGCTGACCGAACGGGTGGACGTCGGGCTGCTCACCGGACGCGAGGTGGTCGAACTCGGCCGGCATCCCTACCTGGGCCTGGTCAGCCGGCTGACCGACCGCGATCATCGGCTGATCGCCGAGGTGCTGGCCGACCTGCAGGCAACCGATCTGGCCGAGCAGCGATTCGCCGAGTTGTCCGACGGGCAACGGCAGCGGCTGCTGCTGGCCCGCGCGCTGGTCACCGAACCGGAATTGTTGATCTTGGACGAGCCGAGCGCCTTCCTCGATGTGGGCGCCCGGGTGGACCTGATGGCGCTGTTGGATCGGCTGGCCCGGCAGCGTTCGATCACCGTGCTGGTGTCGACGCACGAGGTCGAACTGGCGCTGCGGATGGCGCACCAGCTGTGGCTGATCGATGATCATCGGCTGATCACCGGCACCCCCTCGACCTTGATCGACAACGGCAGGATCGGCACCGTCTTCGGCACCCCGCACGCCGTCTTCGACCCTGCCACCCGCACCTTCGGCGTCCGCACCTGA